One region of Nycticebus coucang isolate mNycCou1 chromosome 10, mNycCou1.pri, whole genome shotgun sequence genomic DNA includes:
- the LOC128596784 gene encoding spindle and kinetochore-associated protein 2-like, whose product MRFLFLVLILNIVIVELFNMEAEGNKLELMFQKADSDLDYIQYRLEYEIKTNHPDSAGEKSPVTLLKEMSAIKSRYQTLYARFKLAAVEQKETKSCICATVNKTMNMIQQLQKQTDLELSPLTEEEKNAAEQLKSHMPDL is encoded by the coding sequence atgaggtttttgtttctagtccttatcttaaacattgttattgttgaaCTATTCAACATGGAGGCGGAGGGCAATAAGCTGGAACTGATGTTCCAGAAAGCTGACTCTGATCTGGATTACATTCAGTACAGGCTGGAATATGAAATCAAGACTAATCATCCTGATTCAGCAGGCGAGAAAAGTCCAGTTACACTGTTAAAGGAAATGTCAGCGATAAAGTCTCGATATCAAACTTTGTATGCACGCTTCAAACTAGCTGCTGTTGAGCAGAAAGAGACTAAGAGCTGCATTTGTGCGACTGTGAATAAGACTATGAACATGATACAACAACTACAAAAGCAAACAGACCTGGAGCTGTCACCACtgactgaagaagagaaaaatgcagCAGAGCAATTAAAATCTCACATGCCAGACTTATGA